From Aegilops tauschii subsp. strangulata cultivar AL8/78 chromosome 5, Aet v6.0, whole genome shotgun sequence:
ATACATTAATTAAAGGCTACCGTGGTTTCAGGGGTAACTCATTCACTCCTTCTGTAAACAAAtgtaagagcgtttagatcactaaaatagtaatctaaacactcttatactAGTTTACGAAGGGAGTAAATGTAAACGTTACAAAGTTGCTTCTTTTGTGGGAATTAATGCTTGGACGTTACAAACTTATCTTCTTCCAAGTATATAGAACAACGAATTAGTCCTTATCTACTTGTGAACGTTAATAGCAATGAATTAATTGGTGCCATATATTGGAGGGAGCATTCAAACTGCATGACGTTGCACATTTATATAGATACCCACAAATTATCTATATTTAGCAATCCAGGATCGAGCTACAATTAGCCTATAAATACCGTCAGATAGGCCTTCAGTCCACATCGGTCACTGCATAcacacaccaccaccaccatcatcaATCACAAGTTCACAACACCCAACCATGGCGCCTTCACTCTTCATCCTTGCCCTCCTCCTCACCGTCGCTGCAACCGACGCGGCCACCATCACGGTGGTGAACAAGTGCTCCTATACGGTGTGGCCAGCCGCCATCCCGGTGGGAGGTGGGACCAAGCTCGAACCAGGCCAGTTGTCCACAATCCACCCGCCCGCCGGCACAAATTCTGGCAGGATCTGGGCGCGTACGGGCTGCAAATTTGACGCCAGCGGCAAGGGGTCCTGTACCACGGGAGACTGCGGCGGCCTGCTGGCCTGCCGTGCCGGCGGGAAGCCACCCGCCTCGCTCGCCGAGTACACTCTGGGGACAGGCAGCAATGCTGACTTCTACGACATCTCCCTCGTTGACGGATTCAACGTGCCGATGAGCTTCGGGCCCGCCGGTGGCAGCTGCCGCGCGGTCAGCTGCGCCGCGGACATCAACGCAAAGTGCCCGTCGGAGCTGAAGGTGGACGGGGGCTGCATGAGTGCCTGCGGCAAGTTCGGCACCCCACAGTACTGCTGCCCGGCGCCAAGTACGCCGGCGACCTGTGGGCCGACGAGCTACTCGCGTTTCTTCAAGGGGATCTGCCCAGACACCTACAGCTACGCCTACGACGACAAGAGCAGCACATTCACCTGCGCCGCCGGAACAAACTACAAAGTCACATTCTGCCCGTAGATCCGTCATCGTCATGCATATTCATGCATGCTAGGAACTGAATTTGGTTTGATGAATAAATATGTACTGGAACTAGAATTAGAATGAATGAATGAGGTAGTTTCCCAAAAAATGTTGTCAAATAATTATAAAACTGAAGCAAATTTCTTCAACTTTTTTCTATGGATAAACCGAATATTACGTGATATAGTTCCACCTAACGAATATTAAGAAAACCAATTGATGGCAATCACTTGCCCCCGTTCTGATCACAAATATGAGGTACTACATGTGTTCTCGATTTGTATCGTCTTGTGACTTCTCAGCGTAAGGTTGTTCGATGAGCTTATAATTAGAATCGATAGATCAATGAGCTTGCTTTTCCAGATTTACTAGTAATTTGTTCTTCATTCTACGATTTGTGATGTTTTAAACTGTTATGTTGCATGTGTTGTGCTTGAGATGCCGATGTACGGCAGTGATAGTCTGGTGCCATTGAGATTGATAATGCCGATGTTGTTACCCCCAAAAGTGGCAAGGCGCGGAAGAGTTGAGATGTGGAAGCATTATGTAAAAAGGCTCATCATGTGTTTTTCCTTGTTGGCTGGCAGCTGTAGAAGCAATGGAGGATCATAAATCATGTTTTCTGTTGTTCATTGCACCAAGACACAACAGCCATGGATGGGATGGGAGTATCCATTTTACTTTTTTATAATCCTGTAGCTAGCGTTGAGTTTGGATGCTTGCTTGTATACTGGGAGCGAATTTTGTTTTGGTTTGGATACTTCTGTATACTCAGAATTTTACCTTTCGGAATCCTCTGTAGTACCTTGTAGTACCTTGTCAGTGAGAAAGAAAGAAGTTTGGCTTTGTGAGAAAGAAAGAAGTTTGGCTTTGAGAAATCCTTGTTGGTATATGCTTGTTCCAACAGAGCCTTTTGACTATGATTGAATGAATCAGTTTAATGAGTTCCAAGCTGTCGTGTTTCTGAATCGCCATGCATATAGTTAGGTGTGCTTGTATGCAGCATTGGAATCAGTCAATTCTAAGCAGATGTAATCCAAGTTTGGATCTATAGGTCCCTTTGGATCTAAAATGATTTGCTTCGACATATGCATTGGGTTGACCATGATTTGAAAACATAGTTACTTATATAATTCTAGTGCACAATGCATCAATTCGATTGGAAGTGAATACAAGCTCTAGCACCTTTTCTTCTTTGTTAGAATTTGATGACAGATGCAATGACAAGGCAGTATCAGGAGGGTTCAAAAAGAAGACATGCGAGTGGCATGAGAATGTTTGTTTGAATCCTCGAAAATGAACTACATATATAAtttaggcctcctttggttcatagggtaggaaaatcatagGAATAGGAAAGTCATCGGAAATGAGATGACATGCTTCTTAAATCCTGtgagtaggaataggaaaggagatGTCCTTTGATTCACATCATAGGTTTTTTttattgagtctaggctaatgtttattttcctatgaaatgtGGAGGATAGGAAGAATTCCTCCTTGTGAATAGGACTCTATTCATATAAACCAAAGGGCACTAAAGGAATTTTTCATATAGAAATCCTATCCTATGAAATTCGTACAAAATTCCTccaaaccaaaggaggccttaCCAGAGTCCAAGTTCATGCCTCTATGATATGTAGACAAAATGAGTAATTGGTTTAATTTGATAATACTCTGGTCCCGATCCATCCACTAGTAGTATTACATGTAACCAAGCATCTATGATTGATTAATGTTGTGGTTGTGGCAATGGGGATGTAAGTACATCTTATCTTATATCTTATAATTACTAATTGGAGGCACATTTTGAGTCTTCATGTTAATCCACATCATCAAGATTAACGTAGCCATTAGATTTAAAATTAGTGGACAAGATCTATGAGAGGTACGTACAATGTTATTTATGAAAAAGACAACACGTACGTGTAACTCAGCACGTACATCACATAGTCGCCTGCAAAAAAAAAAATACACGTCAGAGAGTCCTAAACACCCACGCTAAGTTTCAACCAATACAAAATCCACGGGCCATCTCCCTTTGTGATGGAAAAAAGAAACATATAATGATAGCTCCTGATGCCCCACGTGAGAGTAGAAGTCCAAGTCCCAGTTCCTACACACAAGAAACACGTACATGCATGTTCCCTGTAAATTGGAAAATGAAAACGTAGAAATATATACTCCTCAAGCATCACGTTATAAAAAGAGAGTCTCAATGCCTGATTGAAAATAATAATTCAATCCTACCTTCTGTAATGAAGACCCATACTATAATAATTTAATTTGTGAAATCACCTAATTGTAACATAAC
This genomic window contains:
- the LOC109744337 gene encoding protein P21-like, yielding MAPSLFILALLLTVAATDAATITVVNKCSYTVWPAAIPVGGGTKLEPGQLSTIHPPAGTNSGRIWARTGCKFDASGKGSCTTGDCGGLLACRAGGKPPASLAEYTLGTGSNADFYDISLVDGFNVPMSFGPAGGSCRAVSCAADINAKCPSELKVDGGCMSACGKFGTPQYCCPAPSTPATCGPTSYSRFFKGICPDTYSYAYDDKSSTFTCAAGTNYKVTFCP